The genomic DNA AAACCGATTCTGAAGAATATAAAGCATGCTATTTTGAAAAAAAAGAATGTTTTATTCAGAATACCAATCATTCCCGGATATAATGACTCTTTGAAGGATGCTGAAAATTTCTCCCGTTTATTAAAACTGTATAATATAAATAAAGTAGAGCTTCTTCCGTTTCATCAATTCGGAAAATCTAAGTACAAATTTTTAAACAGGAAGTATGAATTTGAAAATACTAAGCAAATATATGCAGAAGATCTAAAAGAATATAAAGAAGTTTTTTTAAGAAATAAAATAGAATGCAGCATTAGCTGATAATATTGTAATATGTAAGAAATTTTTTACTAAACTGCTGCTAAAAAATAAAGCTGTAAAATGTATTATTTCCCATTTCACAGCTTTATTTAATTATTTTGGTTTATATTCTTTTTTTATTTTGTCTATTGTTTTTCCGCCTATTCCTATATTTTCATCAGATAACTCATTGATACTGATAAAGAAAAACTCTTCCGGAACACTCATTATTTCCGAGGCTGTTCTGGTAATACTGTTTATGAGCTCAGATTTCTGCTCTTTAGTTAATTTCCCGCTTTCAATTGTTATTAAAGGCATATCAAATTCCTCCATTTTTATTATTTCAATAATTATAACATATATTTTTTATTTTTCAGAAAAAATGAACATACTTAATATGCTCATTTTATATATTATATTTTATCTTAAATTTTTTAACTCATTCAAGCTTATATCATTATCTTTTATATACACAAATTTTAGCTTCTCACTTAAAAATTCATTTACAAATTTTGTATTTTCACTTTGGTAATACTCTTCCTTTGTACCTATCTGTTCTATTTTTCC from Sebaldella termitidis ATCC 33386 includes the following:
- the dmpI gene encoding 4-oxalocrotonate tautomerase DmpI, coding for MPLITIESGKLTKEQKSELINSITRTASEIMSVPEEFFFISINELSDENIGIGGKTIDKIKKEYKPK